In Dasypus novemcinctus isolate mDasNov1 chromosome 10, mDasNov1.1.hap2, whole genome shotgun sequence, one DNA window encodes the following:
- the LOC101432993 gene encoding olfactory receptor 8H1-like, with the protein MTGNLVKKKTGEELNGILKGRNNTNVPDFILMGLTDSEEIRTVLFMLFLLIYLMTVLGNAGMILIILLDPQLYTPMYFFLSHLSFLDLSYSTVITPKTLENLLINKKLISFMNCFTQMYFFFLLAVSELFLLSAMAYDRYVAICNPLHYQVVMSTRLCRILITGSYTIGFTESSVNILYMNKLHFCNSNVIYHFFCDTSPILVLSCTDTHDIEIMIFIFTSLNVMVSLITISVSYGSILSTILKIKSSSGKRKAFSTCASHFMGVTIFYGTTIFTYLRPKKSYTLGKDQVASVFYTMVIPMLNPLIYSLRNKEVKNALIRVMQKRGDLRLLKLH; encoded by the exons atgactggaaacttggtgaaaaagaagactggggaagag TTGAATGGTATTCTTAAAGGTAGGAATAACACAAATGTGCCAGACTTCATTCTGATGGGATTGACAGACTCTGAAGAGATCCGAACAGTCCTCTTCATGCTCTTTCTCCTAATATACTTGATGACTGTGCTGGGGAATGCAGGGATGATACTGATAATTCTCCTGGATCCCCAGCTTTACacccccatgtattttttcctcagtCACTTGTCTTTCCTTGACCTCAGTTATTCAACAGTTATCACTCCTAAAACTTTAGAGAACTTACTGATTAACAAAAAGCTTATTTCATTCATGAACTGcttcacccagatgtatttttttttcctcttggctGTCAGTgaacttttccttctctctgcaaTGGCCTATGATCGTTATGTGGCCATCTGCAATCCCCTTCACTACCAGGTTGTTATGTCTACAAGACTCTGTCGCATTCTCATCACTGGGTCCTACACGATTGGCTTTACGGAATCATCTGTCAATATTCTTTATATGAATAAATTGCATTTCTGCAATTCCAATGTAATatatcactttttctgtgacacATCCCCTATTTTAGTCCTGTCTTGCACTGACACTCATGACATTGAAATCATGATATTCATTTTCACTAGTTTAAATGTAATGGTGTCTCTTATCACAATCTCTGTGTCCTATGGGTCCATTCTGTCTACTATCCTGAAAATTAAGTCCAGCTCAGGAAAGCGCAAAGCTTTCTCTACTTGTGCCTCCCACTTCATGGGAGTCACCATATTTTATGGCACTACAATTTTCACTTATTTAAGACCAAAGAAGTCCTACACCTTGGGAAAGGATCAGGTGGCCTCTGTGTTTTATACTATGGTGATCCCCATGCTAAATCCACTCATTTATAGTCTTaggaacaaagaagtaaaaaatgcTCTCATAAGAGTCATGCAGAAGAGAGGGGACCTCAGGCTATTGAAATTGCACTGA